The Armatimonadota bacterium genome includes a region encoding these proteins:
- a CDS encoding small basic family protein: MVWLPIVGLLIGFTIIYLPNVTVPAGFASYLSLATLAGLDSLFGGIRAGLEEKFRADIFISGFLVNTLLAVLLAYLGDQIGVDLFLAAVVALGGRVFLNLSLIRRYWLTQIALTKKEH; the protein is encoded by the coding sequence ATGGTTTGGCTGCCGATAGTTGGCTTACTAATTGGATTCACAATTATATATTTACCAAATGTTACAGTACCAGCTGGATTTGCAAGCTACCTTTCCCTGGCGACACTTGCCGGATTGGACTCACTTTTTGGCGGTATTCGCGCAGGACTGGAAGAAAAGTTTCGCGCAGACATATTTATTAGCGGTTTCTTAGTAAATACGCTTCTCGCCGTTCTGCTAGCTTATCTTGGCGACCAGATTGGAGTTGATTTATTCCTTGCGGCTGTTGTTGCACTTGGAGGGCGAGTCTTCCTCAACCTGTCGCTTATAAGGCGCTACTGGCTCACCCAGATTGCGCTGACAAAAAAGGAACATTAG
- the ftsA gene encoding cell division protein FtsA, which yields MDYSYLISSLDIGTTKICCLVAEITTGASLEILGVGITPCTGLRKGVVVDIASTVSAIRKAVEEAQKMAGERIDSVVVGITGEHIACLNSRSVVAITHPRREITEADLERALESSRTIVLPSDREIIHAIPRWYSVDGQRGIRAPIGMHGNRLEVETHVVTGVSTFLQNVLKCVHQAGLSVDGTVLEPVATGECVLLPAERELGVALADIGGGTSDVAAYIEGEIYFSGIVPVGGNHVTKDISVGLRTTIEEAERIKLNYGYAAIKFVGNDESFEFTSIGSNKVRRLPQKVLAEIIEPRAAEMCQLIGEQIEKAGCREKLSAGLVLTGGGALLRGLPELMSEVLGFPVRVGAPSNLTGHASAVSSPACSTAVGLLEFWRKYQDKQMDERRDGTVLFNILKRIREIFARINQD from the coding sequence TTGGACTACAGTTATCTAATAAGCAGTCTAGACATTGGAACCACTAAAATTTGCTGCCTAGTTGCCGAGATAACCACTGGTGCAAGCCTTGAAATACTGGGTGTTGGAATAACTCCATGCACGGGGTTAAGGAAAGGGGTGGTAGTAGATATTGCCTCGACCGTTTCAGCCATTCGCAAGGCAGTCGAGGAAGCACAAAAAATGGCAGGCGAAAGGATAGACTCCGTAGTCGTCGGCATAACTGGCGAACATATCGCCTGCCTAAATAGTCGAAGCGTTGTAGCAATAACACATCCGAGGAGAGAAATTACCGAGGCCGATTTAGAGCGTGCCTTGGAATCGTCCAGAACTATTGTTCTGCCTTCCGACCGTGAAATAATCCATGCAATCCCGCGGTGGTATTCGGTTGACGGACAGCGTGGCATTCGTGCCCCAATTGGAATGCATGGAAATCGGTTAGAAGTAGAAACTCATGTTGTAACAGGGGTATCCACATTCCTCCAAAATGTGCTAAAATGTGTCCACCAAGCTGGGCTGTCGGTTGATGGCACGGTACTTGAGCCCGTAGCAACCGGCGAGTGTGTACTTCTGCCGGCGGAACGCGAGCTTGGCGTTGCCCTGGCAGACATTGGCGGCGGCACAAGTGATGTTGCCGCATATATAGAAGGAGAAATATATTTCTCTGGGATTGTTCCCGTCGGCGGAAACCATGTCACAAAGGACATATCCGTCGGTCTTCGAACAACAATTGAGGAAGCGGAGCGCATCAAACTAAATTATGGATATGCTGCCATCAAATTTGTGGGAAATGATGAAAGCTTCGAATTCACCAGTATAGGCAGCAATAAAGTAAGGCGGCTTCCCCAAAAAGTGCTGGCGGAGATAATCGAACCCAGAGCCGCAGAGATGTGCCAGCTTATTGGGGAGCAGATAGAAAAGGCAGGATGCCGAGAAAAGCTCTCTGCTGGGCTAGTGCTAACTGGCGGAGGAGCACTACTTCGGGGTCTGCCGGAGTTGATGTCCGAGGTACTAGGCTTCCCCGTGAGAGTCGGGGCACCGTCAAACCTTACTGGGCATGCAAGCGCGGTGAGCAGTCCAGCATGTTCGACGGCGGTCGGTCTGCTAGAGTTCTGGCGCAAATACCAGGACAAGCAAATGGATGAAAGGCGCGACGGCACAGTTCTCTTTAACATATTAAAGCGTATCCGCGAGATATTTGCTAGGATTAACCAAGACTAG
- a CDS encoding FtsQ-type POTRA domain-containing protein, translating to MNDITYIQPRPKRRRRKRYIINAWRLTLSCLLFLLFLELVATAFTSPWFYITNIRVEGTKILSPKAVAQDLNIPPKTNLFRLQTRRLVKRLQCNPIVFRASVHKVVPGTLVVRITERKPILTLSANDKYYEIDRYSVPFRIVPKPSANLPLVICPAPRKILLGKPLKTQNFNSAIECLLLAQQKKNFTVAKIFVDQNGDLCLNTSDGLEVKIGRPDKLDEKLDIVESVMKQLPSARTGAEYIDVSCGREGSAIKYK from the coding sequence ATGAACGATATTACCTACATACAGCCGAGACCAAAGCGCCGACGTCGAAAGCGCTACATCATAAACGCTTGGCGTCTGACATTATCTTGCCTGCTCTTTCTACTTTTCTTGGAACTTGTGGCAACAGCTTTCACCTCGCCATGGTTCTATATTACTAATATCAGAGTTGAAGGGACAAAAATTCTTTCTCCAAAAGCGGTAGCGCAGGATCTTAATATTCCACCAAAGACTAACCTTTTTCGTTTGCAAACCCGCCGGTTAGTTAAGCGCTTACAATGCAATCCAATTGTTTTTCGAGCCTCAGTGCACAAGGTAGTTCCCGGAACCCTAGTTGTCAGAATTACAGAAAGAAAACCAATACTAACACTAAGTGCGAACGACAAATACTATGAAATTGACCGTTACAGCGTGCCATTTAGAATTGTTCCCAAACCATCTGCGAACCTTCCGCTAGTAATCTGCCCAGCCCCGCGAAAAATCCTTTTAGGCAAGCCATTGAAAACGCAAAATTTCAATTCTGCAATAGAATGCTTGCTTCTTGCGCAACAAAAAAAGAATTTCACCGTAGCCAAAATATTCGTTGACCAAAATGGTGATTTATGTTTAAATACATCCGACGGGCTTGAGGTCAAAATAGGCCGCCCAGACAAACTCGACGAAAAGCTTGATATAGTCGAGTCGGTAATGAAGCAGTTGCCAAGCGCACGCACTGGTGCGGAATATATTGACGTCAGCTGCGGGCGCGAAGGTTCGGCGATAAAATACAAGTAA
- a CDS encoding DUF881 domain-containing protein translates to MSTPVGIKHNSWIWQVTILSIVLGMLLAAALKTQQHIRTASGIPTTRFPGLVQALQDERQRGEQLRKEIANYQKKLEEYQSALGQGSTRTELLNKDLQKAKFLAGLTPVQGDGIVVILKDSTKEPPPDAPPDLAQEYIIHDQDIRNFVNELLAAGAEAIAVNGQRLIAKSAIRCTGGSIKVNDVAIAPPYTIVAIGPPDAMESALKIRGGIVDQFKMLEDLSDMVRIQKKKNLMVPAYNGSTEFQYAKPVSVE, encoded by the coding sequence ATGAGCACTCCCGTTGGCATCAAACACAACTCGTGGATATGGCAGGTTACAATTCTCAGCATTGTGTTGGGAATGCTACTAGCAGCAGCATTAAAAACTCAGCAACACATCCGCACTGCCTCTGGGATTCCCACTACTCGTTTCCCAGGGTTGGTTCAAGCCCTTCAAGACGAGCGCCAGCGAGGAGAGCAATTGCGCAAAGAAATCGCAAATTATCAAAAGAAATTAGAGGAGTATCAGTCAGCTCTCGGGCAGGGGTCGACTCGCACAGAACTCTTGAACAAAGACTTGCAGAAGGCGAAGTTTCTCGCTGGTCTGACCCCCGTTCAAGGAGATGGAATAGTAGTTATTCTCAAAGACAGCACCAAGGAACCACCGCCGGATGCACCGCCCGATTTAGCACAGGAATATATTATTCACGATCAGGACATTCGCAATTTTGTCAACGAGCTCCTTGCGGCAGGAGCGGAGGCAATAGCCGTAAACGGCCAGCGCCTCATAGCAAAATCAGCAATTCGATGCACAGGAGGAAGCATCAAAGTAAATGATGTAGCCATTGCTCCTCCATACACAATTGTTGCTATTGGGCCACCGGATGCGATGGAGAGTGCTTTAAAAATCAGGGGCGGGATTGTCGACCAGTTTAAAATGCTAGAAGACCTAAGCGATATGGTTCGAATTCAAAAAAAGAAAAACCTGATGGTGCCGGCATACAACGGAAGCACAGAATTCCAATATGCCAAGCCGGTGAGCGTAGAATAG
- a CDS encoding D-alanine--D-alanine ligase encodes MGGRSKEREVSLSTGRMIMNALDPQKYDAFAVDSALIGVSAATQPKTAFTGSSAKAEPSSNASIELRPLDDIVRMDDHSPKPDVVIIALHGKFGEDGTIQGLLELLEIPYVGSGVLASALALNKIMARKVLQYEGIPVPKGLSIRRGSDIKEFQAEVERILGYPVIVKPNEEGSTIGISIVRTAGDFAKAIESAYEYDSDILVEEFIEGGVEITGAVLGNEKPFVLPLVEIVPEGGFYDYHAKYTPGATEEICPARIPREQYREAERLALASHKALGCRGMSRTDMIVKGTNIWVLEVNTIPGMTPTSLLPRAAQAAGISFPKLLDMLIEYALEGRA; translated from the coding sequence ATGGGAGGAAGATCTAAAGAGCGGGAAGTCTCACTCTCAACGGGCCGAATGATTATGAACGCTCTAGACCCGCAAAAGTACGACGCCTTTGCGGTTGATAGTGCACTGATTGGGGTATCGGCCGCAACTCAACCGAAAACTGCCTTTACAGGGTCGTCGGCGAAGGCTGAACCTTCATCCAATGCGTCGATTGAACTGCGGCCTCTTGACGACATAGTTCGAATGGACGACCATTCTCCAAAACCTGATGTAGTAATTATCGCACTCCATGGAAAGTTTGGCGAAGATGGCACCATTCAGGGACTACTTGAGCTACTTGAAATACCATATGTCGGCTCGGGCGTGCTTGCCAGCGCCCTAGCTCTCAATAAAATCATGGCTCGCAAAGTGCTCCAATACGAGGGAATCCCTGTTCCTAAGGGTCTTTCAATTCGCCGAGGCAGCGATATAAAAGAATTCCAGGCCGAAGTCGAGCGCATATTAGGTTACCCCGTCATCGTTAAGCCCAATGAGGAAGGTTCTACCATTGGCATCAGCATAGTTCGAACTGCAGGGGACTTCGCTAAGGCCATCGAATCTGCCTATGAATACGACAGCGACATTTTAGTTGAGGAATTCATCGAGGGCGGAGTTGAGATTACCGGCGCAGTGCTTGGCAATGAAAAGCCTTTCGTTCTACCGTTAGTTGAAATTGTACCCGAAGGTGGGTTCTATGATTACCATGCCAAATATACACCTGGCGCAACCGAGGAAATCTGTCCAGCTCGCATCCCAAGGGAACAATACCGCGAAGCCGAGCGCTTGGCACTCGCATCACATAAAGCTCTTGGATGCAGGGGGATGTCGCGCACAGACATGATAGTCAAAGGAACGAACATTTGGGTGCTAGAGGTAAACACAATCCCGGGAATGACCCCAACAAGCCTGCTACCGCGTGCGGCACAAGCCGCGGGTATTTCTTTCCCAAAGCTGCTTGATATGTTAATCGAGTACGCATTGGAAGGCAGAGCTTAA
- the ftsZ gene encoding cell division protein FtsZ, with amino-acid sequence MANGSNSDHYAKIKVVGIGGGGTNAVNRMIECGVTGVGFLAMNTDAQVLAMSSADERLQIGENLTKGLGCGGDPEIGRNAAEESKQDIKKALEGADMVFITAGMGGGTGTGAAPIVAQISKELGALTVAVVTKPFSFEGPRRARTAEEGIDSLRDKVDTIITIPNDRLLAVTEKKATLIEAFRMADDILRQGVQGISDIITIPGMINVDFADVKAVMADAGTALMGIGYATGDNRAVEAAQAAISSPLLESSIEGARGVLFNITGGPDLTLSEVYEAADVIFKTSDERDANIIFGTVINERMEGAVQVTVLATGFDGARTMGTERMTARESIPTRGVAEDFDIPAFLRRR; translated from the coding sequence ATGGCAAACGGCAGCAATTCGGACCATTACGCAAAAATCAAAGTGGTCGGCATTGGGGGAGGAGGCACGAACGCAGTCAATCGCATGATTGAGTGCGGCGTTACTGGCGTAGGCTTCCTAGCCATGAACACCGATGCACAGGTCCTTGCAATGTCATCTGCTGACGAACGGTTGCAGATTGGCGAGAACCTTACAAAAGGCCTGGGTTGCGGTGGCGATCCTGAGATTGGACGAAATGCGGCTGAGGAAAGCAAGCAAGACATCAAAAAGGCACTTGAAGGCGCGGACATGGTTTTCATCACCGCAGGCATGGGCGGCGGCACAGGGACCGGCGCTGCTCCGATTGTGGCCCAAATTTCCAAAGAATTGGGTGCTCTCACGGTAGCTGTGGTCACCAAACCATTCAGCTTCGAGGGGCCCCGAAGGGCGCGCACAGCAGAGGAAGGCATAGACAGCCTCAGGGACAAAGTTGATACAATCATCACAATCCCAAATGACCGTCTACTAGCAGTCACCGAAAAGAAAGCCACCCTCATTGAGGCGTTCCGGATGGCAGACGACATCCTCAGGCAGGGTGTTCAGGGAATTTCGGATATCATCACTATTCCCGGCATGATTAATGTAGACTTCGCAGATGTTAAGGCTGTAATGGCAGACGCAGGAACAGCCCTAATGGGCATTGGCTATGCAACGGGCGACAATCGCGCTGTGGAGGCTGCTCAGGCGGCGATATCAAGCCCGCTTCTTGAAAGCAGTATCGAAGGAGCCAGGGGAGTTCTCTTCAACATTACCGGTGGCCCAGATTTGACGCTCTCCGAGGTATATGAAGCAGCTGACGTTATATTCAAGACAAGCGACGAACGCGACGCAAATATCATCTTTGGAACAGTTATTAACGAGCGAATGGAAGGCGCAGTCCAGGTCACAGTTCTAGCAACTGGCTTCGACGGAGCTAGGACCATGGGCACCGAACGCATGACAGCCCGCGAGAGCATTCCAACCCGCGGCGTGGCAGAAGATTTTGATATCCCTGCTTTTCTGCGGCGAAGATAA